Within Gasterosteus aculeatus chromosome Y, fGasAcu3.hap1.1, whole genome shotgun sequence, the genomic segment agagagagagagagagagagagagagagagagagggaatatTTTCAAGAAATCCCAACAGGGTCAGTGTTACTGTGGTGCCATCTTCTGGCAGGGAAGCACAACAGCTTTGAATAAGAACAGCAAGCAGGCGAACTGGCTAAGAAGATACACGTTTACATCTAGAACATTCAAACAGGGCATCAATGAATGCTAGACTTaaaacattgattaaaaaacaTGTATTATAGTAACAGAcatcattaaatattcaaaataactGCAGGACTTGGGTTTTACATTTAGCATAGTTGATAAGTAACCAAACATGTATATTGAATGTACATTtaaacagagaagagaagacaGTATTGTACAACCTGTAGAATATGGTAGCTTCTTTCAgtgcacacacatttttacctttttacacAAATTGGGGTGTGGGGGGAATTCATTCAGCAGAGgcttaaccacacacacacacacacacacacacacacacacacacgcacacgcacacaacccttctgcagttttctttttgcatACTGACACTGCTGCAGAAAAACTATAACACAGACACAAGGGCAATGAATTAATACATACgtttgaggattttttttttgttagaaatAACGGTATGTACACATTGAGTGTTACTTTTTCTGCCTTTTAATCAAATCCTATGAAGCTGACCAGCTGTAAAATCATCTAATCTACACGGAATGTAAAAAAGCACATTCATATATTGACCGTCAATGGCATGGTGACGAAAGTAAATTACTGATTATGGACTTTTTGGTGTTTTCCTGCACAGTATATAACTCATCTGTGTAATACACCATTAACTTATCTTGCTTTAGATCTATAAGACCCAAATTATCTTCAGAGTGTCACAAATCAACTCATTAATATACTATATACAGTAAGGACCACTTTATCCAAGCCCCCTGGAGATGCCTGAAAAGGATGCCCTTCAATTTGCCCACTGAACAGTCTTCTATCAGACAGATTTCTATCGCTCTATGCAGACATGGAcagcatgtaaaaaaaacaggtgtcCCGAGTGCACGGCCGAAATGACTTGGAATTAGAGGGTCTGGGTTTGGTTCTATTGAAATTGCTAGACAATGTCAGGGTTGGGGTAATATTTGAAGACCTTGTAGATCCACTGGGTGTAGAAGGGCACATTGATGAAGATGCCGGGCTGGTTGGCCCGAGCACAGCCTCTGCCATGAACGCTCACTCCCACAATCACCCGTATCTCGCCATCCTGGCACACGAGAGGGCCGCCGTAATCCCTCTGCAAGACAAAGAGATGGCATATTTTTCTCTGCGTCGCTGGTTGTGCTATTGTGGTTGGATTTATGACAGCGGGCGCATGGAAACAAAATGCTTTgctatctgatgaaattcagtGAAACAGCCTCCAGCTGCCGTAGTTAAAACAGCCTGAAAAATAAGCCTATGGATTCAAAGAACATTTGTTTGAGATTTGGATCCAACAGACAATGAATTCCACTGGGTACGATTGCTTTATCTGAAAGTAAAAAACTCTtcccttttatttaaaaataaatgccgCTAGGTAACAGTTTACCTCACACACTCCCTCATTCCTTTTGCCTCCTGCACAGATCTTGATGTTGGTGATGTGGAGGTTGCCTCTGTGCATCACTCTGCACCTCACATTACTGACGATGGGCAGGTCGGCCGCCTTCAGTTGGTCATCATGTCCAGTGTCTGAAAGGGATGTGGTTTGTCTTTATTGCCTGATCGTTTTTTGCATATGCAATGCAAATGCCACCAGGTTTTTAGGCCTCATTCCGATAGAAAATACATATAATTGAGTGTCCTATTTTTGAGAAAGCAGGGAGTGAAGTCTCAATTGTTTGTACAGAGATCATTGTGCATTTGAACTATCAAAAATATCAATCTCCGTGGTCCCGTCTGTATATCAAGACAGCCAACAATCAGTACTGACGCAGAGATGAGAAATCCTAAGCTTCACGCTAACCAATTATTTGACTCAGGGCTgtttttcaatatattttttcaccttTAGAATAGTACAGGACTGTTGCAGGAGAACACAAATGTAATATACTTCAGAGCTCGGGAGTGGAACAGTCGTAGTGATTGTAGAATGTATTATAACAGTACCTTTTGTCTCTCCCCATCCATACACTTTACATATTGTTCCTTCTGGGATGGAGCATCCTGCCATAGGTAACAGAAGTGTGTGCACATTGTCTGCAGGGAGGGCAGGCCTGGATAACGGACACGGGAAGTGCATCGCTCAGCATCACGCACAAATGTAAAGTATGTCAATAAATCTTTGAGATTATTTTCCAAGGTACTCACTTAGACAGCCTTATGAGGGCTAAACTTGAGCCCTCAGGACCACATATCACATCGGCtatgttcacttcctgtctcttgGACCAGTCGGGAGCGCCTTCTCCGATATCCAAGACTCCCAACCACACCCGATACTCACTGAGGTCTGGCACACTGCAGAGTTGATAATGGACAAAATATTCCACGTACATTAGTCTCTTAGACGGGTCAAGAAAGACAACGGAAACTAACTAATAATCCATAAGGTCTAAATAATTGAAAACCAGAATATTTATGAGTCCCACAAATGCATCTTAAATCTCGTACACATGCTCTGACAGATTAAGGTTCAAGCAAAAAGGAAATATACAGTGGACATTTTTGTTACCATGAGGAGAAGCATTGTCTGTCAGTGAGTACCCACTCCTCTCGTATTAGTGAACCTCCACACCAGTGCTGCGACCTGGAAAGAGgaaagaacacaaacaacacatcaAGGAAAGCTGTGCAACACCATATGCAAACAAATACCGTCAATGCTAAAAAGAAATTGCATTGTTATACAAGTATGTCCAATTTGAGGAGAGGGACGTAATATAATGCAATGAAAACCAGCAATAATTTGCAGTGAAACTACAATTCTGAAGGGCTATTTTGTTGTTTAGAGTTTCATGAATTTGCAAATGTGGGCTTTGGTCAAAAGGTCCCTTTTACAAGAAGTGTCTTCTTCTaattaggcaaggcaaggcaattttatttgtatagaacttttcatacacaaggcagactcaaagtgcttcacactataacatttcatacaataaagtggaataaaatgcaggaattaaaagacaattaaaaacagcaaataaaattataaattaaaatcttatttaaattgtttaattaaaggcagaggttaaaagtgcaatgtaggtaaaatttagtagaaggcgaagctgaacataaaagttttcagtcttgttttaaacgtggtcagagttggggcaagtcttaaatcttcaggaagttcattccagctgtttgttgcgtagtaactaaatgatgctttcccatgatttgtatttactctgggaatcagtaacagattggtgtcagaagatcttagtgatcttgaatgcttatgtagtggaagcatatcagtgatatactttggccctaaaccatgtagtgatttatatgtgagcagtaggattttgaaaataattctctgacatactgggagccaatgtaaggatttaagaattggtgtaatgtgctcacattttttggtctttgttagaactccagcagcagcgttctgaacaagctggagctgcctgacagttttttttggaagacctgcaaggagaccattacaatagtctagcctactagttataaaggcatgtacaagtgtttctaagtcttgagctgacatgagccctctaagtcgtgctacatttttgaggtggtagtaggccgattttgttactgatttgatgtgactctccaagtgtaaatctgaatccataataacccccagatttctggctttatttgatgttttcagggacagagagggaaggtgtagggttactttaaacctttcttttttagcaccaaatacaatgatctcagttttgtcttcatttagttgtaggaaattttgacacatccagtctttgatttgctcaatgcactggcacagaagatctatggggcgatagtcgtttggtgatagcgctacatagatttgggtgtcatcagcgtagcaatggtggtcaattttttttctttgcatgatttgtcctagtgggagcatgtagatgttgaataaagtcggacctaagatcgaaccttggggggctccacacgttacgtcggttgtttctgatacaaagtcaccaatggaaacaaaatagttcctgtcttgtggatatgacctgaaccagcttaagactgtgcctgagagccccacccagttttccaacctgtccaaaagtattgagtggtcgacagtatcaaatgaagcactgaggtctaatagcattaatattaaagttttgccagagtctgtgttaagacggatgtcatttacaactttaataagggccgtctcggtgctatgaaaaggtcaaaatcctgactggaaattgtcgtggcagccagttgaagcaaggaagggttgtcgtggcgcaggggttagagaaggtgtgctaggaagcacaaggttggtggttcgagtccagcctgccccatgttccatgtcgaagtgtccctgagcaagacacctaatccctaattgctccccaggcaaaaatgtgaaaaagccatgggtttaaactttaaacccatggcccaactttaaactttaaactttaaagtgtaatgtaagtcgctttggataaaagcgtctgctaaatgacctgtaatgtaatgtaatgtaattaagttgttgtaggacaactttctcaattattttacttatgaaaggcagatttgaaattggtctgtagttgttgataatagaggcatctaggctccgcttttttaggagaggtttaataaatgcagttttgaaagcttttgggaaatggcctgtctgaatagagttattaactaattgcaatacgtctgttgctaggcagtcaaaaacattcttaaagaagttggtaggtagagcatcaaggcagcaggtggatggttttaaatttgtcaccgtttccactagagtttgagagtctatggcattaaagcttgtcgtcattgctgtgttacttttgcctaaatagggtggtgatccaacatttttgtttgagatattaatggcgcgtctgatgccttcaattttatcagtataaaagaacgcaaactcgttgcatttctgtgtgtaatggagttcaggtggtatttgtgttggggggttggtcagtctgtcaacagttttaaatagggtttttgccttattagtgttgttgttaatgacgttggagaagaatgtttccctagcactttttaagtctaaattgtaggcccgaaggcgctctttatagatgtcatggtgagtagcctctttcacatgttgagacagttcaaatgtgtctaaaataatcaaaagttattttgcacccttgtcattcaaatcgtcagtatgttaaagtatatatattaaagtcaccagttataactagacggtcaaagtcggtagagatgctagacaataattcagtaaaatcattgaaaaaatgtgcagaatatttaggtggcctgtaaataattaccaggagaactctgggagaacatttcaatacaacacaaagatattcgaatgatggaaaatccctaagtgacatctgtttcccctgaaatatattttttaatatagcagcaacccctccgcctctttttccagatctacatacatcaataaagttatagttggggggtgctgcctcaatcagaatgcttgcactgttattttgttctagccatgtttcagttaaaaacataaaatcaagtttagaagtggtaataaaatcattgactaaaaacgatttgttattaagagacctaacattaagcagagccatcctgatgttgttattcacaggctttggggttgactttgagctggagagaataggaatgagatttgttagattagcagtgtgtctaaatttcgcaatgttcactctcttggtggtcacaacaggaatgcagaaggtgccatgttttgacgaccttgggtccagctgataatgcggtctactgctgaacccttttctatctcagtaatattcagggctgctgtcaggaggaggagggggtgggcctaagggggggagtgagcagcgtcacagctgggatggatttgtggaggtggaggtggagaacgtcttcgtagaggtgggggggcagatcgGCGTAAGATGGCGTCACCGCTGAGAtgagctggtgcaggtggacgctgggggggagggcgctGAGGTCAATCTAAGGGAGTAAAAATAGGAGTAGGGCGGGGGGTAAGTGGGGGTAACTCTTGGAACTccaaaggggaggaggggggagaacaggtttactgaagggagggagaaagagggagacgtggacctggatgggggctctggggggggtgggagagggatcctcacaCGTAATGGAAGGAGGGTTAGAGGGGGATGGCAATGGCGGTCCTCCTTCCACGTTTCTGataagctgtgttttctcttccttaGGTGAGTTATACTTCTCTATGAAGCTACTGTTTGCACCATGGCTGCTACTGCATCtgaaagaatgaaaataaatccacATGTGCTCAAATAGCTGCATGCATGTGAGTCAGGGCAAAGTGGAAAGGCCTATGGAACAGCACCATTCActttaaacaaacataaaaactgCTCCTAAATGCAGCAAAATGTGATTAACTGCGGATGCAGTATGTGGcgatcaaaataaataaaatggaacTTTAAAAGTTACAATTCCATCGAATTTTGTTATTGTCTAGAAAATATGTTGTATTGTTCATCATCAGTGGAAAATGTGTAGAACACCAAATGCACCGTCATACCCTTTCTGTATGCTGACCATCCAGCTGCCGTCTAATACGCCCACCGGACCCCCTCCCACAATTCTGGTTCTTTTATGGACAAAACACCCCACAGAGGACAGCTCAGCTGGAAAAAACAGagacacatgcatacatacatgtcATGCATACAATTGAAGACCTTCACTGGCACACACATGATGACAAGGAGGCACTGGAGCAACTAATGATCCgctataataataacaaataataataatatacaaataataatcattACATATAAAATGCAACCAGTCATTGTGATGAGGCAATTAATTAGGGTTAATTAAATAATGTTCCAGTACCTCACAAGTGTTATTTGAACTCTAAATGTCAAGAGGTTGAAGGGTTTATCGTCTGTTCTTGACTTATTATGTGCAGCAAAATAGGTCCAACACATACAgcccactaacacacacagactcttatagacgcacacacacacacacacacacacacacacacacacacacacacacacacacacacacacacagaaaacaccttCACCACGTATACGTTCTATAATAGCTGCATATAAAAGGGACTCCACGGGGGTTCTGAGAGCGCCCCTACTGGCCTTGGAGACTATCAAATACGTATCAGAGGCTGAGCAGCtcgtaaacacggacacacagacgaGCAGACGAAGCCACTCACCCGGTGGGATGTTGATCTGCAAACCTTCACCTGCAGAATGTAAAGGAGACAAACAAGGGATAAGGGAGTGTTAACTAATGCCATAAATGAGATGACCTTGCGGAGGAATGTAGACTTCAGACTGCCTATGAGGGCCCTCGTTAGCTCTGGCTTTTGGTCTGTGTAGGAATTGCTAGAAGGAGCCCATCCCCCCTTTTTTGATGAGTTGTGAATCCCCTTCTGACCAACACTGACCTGCTAAACATATCTACACACTCAATTTCTTTTCACTGACCCGATATGAGATTGTGTGTGACGTGTCACTTGCACACACTCCCTTGTTGCACTCACATGGTTTGATATGACAGTAGTCCCAGGGACTGGCAGAGTTGTTGGTGTAACACCAGGGACCATGCTTGTCTTTGTCTGGGTTTCGGCAGTAGCTTCCCTCCAGGCCGCCTATCTGCACGCCCCTCTCGCCGCTGGACAAGCACCCAAACACACAAGATCCAATAACTCATCTTCCCAAAAGAAcatattcaaaacaaaaggacCACTTCCCCCATTATGGAGTCGATAATCTGGCTTTTAACGAAAGTAAAGGGATTTGTGGTGATTTATAACCATTAGtgaaaaatgaacacattttgcTAGATAGGATCTGAACAGTCAAACTACACAGCTGTATAAACTCTGTCCATCTAGACAAGATAAAGAGGTCATTTGCAAAGGAATTATTCACTGAGACAGCTTGCACCCACCTACACTCACACATTGAATACAGACACACCCCTTACATGAGAGTATGCACATAAGCATTTTCCACCAACAGAACTCTTTTCCCACACTGAACCTGTTGACCGATAAGGTGGAGgattgtaaaacaaacagatataTAGGAGAAGGATGCCGTGTACCAAACCACAGCGCTccaatgtgtgttgttttccagCAGCTAGCATAACAGCAGGCTCTCCGTGTGACCCCCTCACCCTGACTTCTGACCGCTGGGCAGGAGCCAAGCAGTGGAGCTAATTGGCTTTGAAGGGTTCCGACAAAAGGAGGGGTTTGGGTTCAAAGGTGAGGACTGAAGTGAATATACCCCTGCCAAGTTATCACTCTGAGTCATTCCTGCAGAGTTAGGTCATATTTGGAGAAACACTTATATGGCCATTAGAAGATGGTGGAGAGGTTTAGTGATGGAACCCGCAGGAGCCATTTTCTCCTGACTTGACCTGCTAACAACGACATTAAGATGTAATAGAGGCCTCTTGCACTAACCACCACGTCTCAGGTTCCCATATGATTCCCAGAAACATGGCCAAATTCTTCTGTACGTTAAGGCTGTGATGCACTATCTTGTAACACAAAGAGCTAAGGAATTACTGAGACACATGAAACGGGAATTGTCTGCCCATTATCACTGATTTCCTTTTGATCCCATTGAGCTTTTAAATAACCTGTATACTGTGTTAGACTCTCTCTCGTTGGTTACATGTACTAGAGCCTGGATGTCTATTTTAGGCCGACGCACTTGTCTGGTCGGTTGATTAGGTTAGAAAGAAGCAGGTATCCAGTGGGCTGACCTGTTGTTACGGTCTCTCCAAGGTGCGCAGGGCAGGTTTGATCTCGTCCTTGACTGCTCTCCTTGGTAATTCTCCCCAAAGCCTTCATAGCAGTCTGGATTTGGaccaaaaaaagacaattaaaatcAGACAATGCATACCAATCAgtcaaacatacatacatacatcttaATCCCAAATCTTATCACTTTACCTTCATGCTGTATTAGTATGTTTGTGGAAAATTGTTAACATCACCACTTAGATCCTTCATTCATGCTGTTTTGTGAGGTCACATCTGATTGACATTtgggtgggaaaaaaaagttgaaatttCTGCCACATTtgtacacattatatacatatatagcaATTTTTgtagtaaaatatataaaagctataacatatatatttagGACATTGTTTCATTCTTGTCGCATTATACCATGTTGTTGATAGAAATAAAAGTGAATAGTGAAAGTTATATAATGAGTAAGTAATAAGTAATGAACAGTTATACTCATCCAACAGATGCAGTACAGAGCCGATGCGCCTGTGCAGCACCTCATATTTAATTGACGTCACTTCAAAACGATGGTCGTCATTGGATCAAGAATGAACCGGACTGGGAACATAAAGTTCACAGTGATTCCTTAGAAATAGACGGCTCATAAATAGAGTTTTGAAGTCACCCCGCATCTCATTTCATTATGGGAACGTATTCTATCCACCAGAGTAGACCGCAACACAAGGGGATTTTAATCCCAATGCAAGGCCGCATACTCTAAAAGATATGCCGCTAAGATTCCGAGGGACATTTTTTTCTACTCACTGTTAGATCTACATATTTCACTTAAATCTCATTACCCCAGAAAATCCCATCCAGCACTAATCCTCCCACTCAATCTTTCACTGTCCAGTGAGACCTGACAATCCTGAGCTGCTGTCAGAGCTTGTTTATGTGAGACTAGGTGGTCAGTCATTCCCACAGACCTATAGGGCTGCAGTGCTCCGCCGGGACAGAGAATACATGGTTACAGGCCAATATTAGTACTCACAAGGTCTCATGTGAACTCatctacaaaatataaaaacatgggATTCACTGAAAATCATCTCTCTCTtcttaaatgtgaaataaagcTTTCGCGTCTCTCACCACTGACTGGATTGTTTTGGGTGCCGCACCGCGGGATGTTGTTGCAGAACATGGTTTGGACTCTTGGGTCCGTAGTGAAGCACCACGGGAATTCTCGGCCATCTGGATTCCGACAGTAGTTCTCTCTCAAGTCTCTGGAAGACACAGACAAAAGTCGTCCAGGGATCTGCTTAAAATGCACGTGCGTGCAGGCGGGCGAGCGAGCGGAGATGCTGTCTTCTGCGCGAGTCCGACTCACTTGCAGGGGTAGGCTTGAGGTGTGAACGAGTGGTTGTGGGGATACTGAGAGTCCCAGCGTTGGCAGATGAGCCCGGTGGGCATCACGTCTACTGTCCCCCGATAGCCCTCTCCTCTGCCCTGGTAACACTCAGTGGTTTCCACCACATTTCTTTTTGGAGACGTTTCTGTGAAACAGCAGAACAATATTCAGGTGTGAGTTACTTTGAAAAAGGTAATATAGTGCGTGTTTGTATTTAATTACTTGAATGAACGTGAACGCACAGATAGGACAAATAGCTCAATTAAGGTATTTAGGTAGTTATCCAAGTAGATCTTGTTAAGTTTCAACTCCTGAAAAAACAGCTTTATATTCTGTATTTTCTCACCATGCAGTTGAATAAAAACCTAATTCTTTTTTAAAGGGGGGATGAAGAACTGTGAGCGACCGTGAAATGCAGAAAGAACTGGAGGCGAACGTGACTGTAACACTATGCACACTACACATTTTCTTGCTTTCCTCCCAAAGAGCCTCCTCAACGTATTTAGAGGACTGACCGTGTAATGAGGCTGATATGGACCAAATTGGAAAAGccaaaaatgtggaaaaatgttATCGGCTCTACTACTCTTTATAGAAGAGCTCCTCATTACGCACAAGCTACACCAGTTCGATAGCCTGAACATTGTGCATGATTGTATCCAACAATGTGCAAAGCTGCAGATCTTCAAGActcaaaaacagacattttctgCCCATACAATATGTCTAAAAATAGATATGCACTACTGTTGCCAGTAAACAAAAAAGCAGgccttgacaaaaaaacattttcactctCTTCTGTGCCTTTTTTGGATTAAGACTAACTGGGTCGTAAACTTGGTCTGTTCTCAACAAACTCCTATACTAGGGagtcagagagaggaagatTTTTAGACAAAGGAAATTGAAGAGGGGAACATTGAATCACTGGGTCCACATGGAAGAAGGCCATCTAGTAAACACGGTGCCAGGACTGTTGATGACTTTAGCAGGAAAAACAGACCAATCACAAACTGGGAGAAAGAATCTGAGCCCAACAATAACACGAATGCTCGCTCTGTTTTATGTTCTTTAGGACCACAGCGTCTGTCTCAGAGACTCGTCCTTGATTATAGGTCAACAAAGAGCATGATGCACTATAGATTATACATAAGCGTAGACGCAAAAAGACGTGACATACACACCTCGCTCCAATAAATCAATCACACTGCTTACGAAAGAGATTTACTGAAAGTGATCTGCTTGTAATATGCGTGACCTTGGTGTTGTGTCTGCATGTGCAGGAGGTTAATGTGGAGGAGTAACTGAGCCCGGTGCAGTACGACCACCATACATAAGAGCTGGCATagaacaataaacagcagttcagtggcgctggggggggggggggggggggacataaaCATTCTGGCTATTAGAGAAGACATAACAATGTCAAACCAAAGATGGGTCACTGAGTGTTtgaatgtgcctgtgtgtcttttcCATAGTTTCAGCCAATGAAAGTTGGAGGAATGGTAAAATGAAAGATACAGGAAGTCGTAAATGCTGGTGCCGTCAGTCACACTTGATGGTCCCGtacagaacacaaacacagccaccCGCAGATATGCATGTTAAGACTGCAGCTTAACGTGCATGCCATTCAACCACTCTCAAAGAAACATTCATGCACGTTTACCACAAACTTTGATGTCGCAGTACTCCCAGGGTGTGTTTGGGTCCGTTGTAAAGCACCAGGGGTTGTGGCGTCCGTTTGGGTTCCTACAGTAGTTGTCATCCAGGCCTTTGTCAGGGTACCTAATGTAAAACATGCATAATTTGAATGCACACACCAAAGTAAGCTACGAGGTATTAACATTGCATAAAACAACTATCAGACTGTTGCACGAATCCTTTACCCAACTATCTTACCTGCACATACGTTATAGTGGAAAAAAACAGCCATTCTGACCTTTCTTAAAGCCTAGAGGTGCCTGAGAAGAAAAATCCTATTTCTCGTGTGGAGGAAGGAAGAGTCTacacctccagctctgaagaTCATCCGTTGTAGACGTGAAAAAGTGTAGCTCGTTGTAGCATGAGGCTAATGTCCTTGCTAGCTCGTAAAGTTCGGTTACGTTGTTAGCTCGTCGCCAACGTCGAAGGCTTCACCACGCCAGCGAACAAGGACAGTCTGCCGTCTCCCCACTACAGTCCTCGATGTGCCCGCAGCTCacctgccctcccccccccctctcccccgccacTGACCGACGGTGGTTTGTGAGTAATACCCTGCCACACATGACTCCACGTCGTCAACGAGCAGCAACGTGTCCGGGACGGTAATGTTTTTGGGAACAGTTCAATACACGTGGAGGACCGTGGCTCGACCATTTTGAACTGAATGTGAAAACAGTGAACTTTAACTGTGGAATATGTTTATCATATTCAATGACATTTTGGTTATGGgtttacaaacaatttaattgtatgtttttttgtgttaagcTTGACCTGGAGTTTATTGCATTTAAGCATATATGTTGTTAGTGTCGTTACCCACAGTAGGTTAAGTGTGTGTCGGCACGGGGCATTGGTATTTTGTGTTAAT encodes:
- the LOC120812715 gene encoding hepatocyte growth factor-like isoform X1; this encodes MWIYQLVFGLFVVSFCEGKQNGNALQDYQKTDGVRLVVASPDSSLLTESKKRSLTKCAKACSRNKIIPFNCRAFLYDHNNRKCQWLSFDTHSPGAQSQQDFNYQLYQKKDYVRECIVGTGESYRGRRSTTVSGIRCQAWASPIPHEHNFMSKRFRKKDLRENFCRNPDNSSIGPWCFTMDPRAKLRHQQCGIPQCSQVECIHCNGEDYRGPMDHTESGKQCQRWDLNDPHKHQYHPKRYPDKGLDDNYCRNPNGRHNPWCFTTDPNTPWEYCDIKVCETSPKRNVVETTECYQGRGEGYRGTVDVMPTGLICQRWDSQYPHNHSFTPQAYPCKDLRENYCRNPDGREFPWCFTTDPRVQTMFCNNIPRCGTQNNPVSDCYEGFGENYQGEQSRTRSNLPCAPWRDRNNSGERGVQIGGLEGSYCRNPDKDKHGPWCYTNNSASPWDYCHIKPCEGLQINIPPAELSSVGCFVHKRTRIVGGGPVGVLDGSWMVSIQKGSQHWCGGSLIREEWVLTDRQCFSSCVPDLSEYRVWLGVLDIGEGAPDWSKRQEVNIADVICGPEGSSLALIRLSKPALPADNVHTLLLPMAGCSIPEGTICKVYGWGETKDTGHDDQLKAADLPIVSNVRCRVMHRGNLHITNIKICAGGKRNEGVCERDYGGPLVCQDGEIRVIVGVSVHGRGCARANQPGIFINVPFYTQWIYKVFKYYPNPDIV
- the LOC120812715 gene encoding hepatocyte growth factor-like isoform X2; this translates as MWIYQLVFGLFVVSFCEGKQNGNALQDYQKTDGVRLVVASPDSSLLTESKKRSLTKCAKACSRNKIIPFNCRAFLYDHNNRKCQWLSFDTHSPGAQSQQDFNYQLYQKKDYVRECIVGTGESYRGRRSTTVSGIRCQAWASPIPHEHKFRKKDLRENFCRNPDNSSIGPWCFTMDPRAKLRHQQCGIPQCSQVECIHCNGEDYRGPMDHTESGKQCQRWDLNDPHKHQYHPKRYPDKGLDDNYCRNPNGRHNPWCFTTDPNTPWEYCDIKVCETSPKRNVVETTECYQGRGEGYRGTVDVMPTGLICQRWDSQYPHNHSFTPQAYPCKDLRENYCRNPDGREFPWCFTTDPRVQTMFCNNIPRCGTQNNPVSDCYEGFGENYQGEQSRTRSNLPCAPWRDRNNSGERGVQIGGLEGSYCRNPDKDKHGPWCYTNNSASPWDYCHIKPCEGLQINIPPAELSSVGCFVHKRTRIVGGGPVGVLDGSWMVSIQKGSQHWCGGSLIREEWVLTDRQCFSSCVPDLSEYRVWLGVLDIGEGAPDWSKRQEVNIADVICGPEGSSLALIRLSKPALPADNVHTLLLPMAGCSIPEGTICKVYGWGETKDTGHDDQLKAADLPIVSNVRCRVMHRGNLHITNIKICAGGKRNEGVCERDYGGPLVCQDGEIRVIVGVSVHGRGCARANQPGIFINVPFYTQWIYKVFKYYPNPDIV